TTATCTTATTCAAATGGATAAAAGGTGTGCGCAgggtgattttgttgttttgctagcAGATTAACAGATAAGATAAGATGTGTTTTAAGATCAAATTTAATCCTTGCCTATTGTAATGAACCACACCGACGTGCGGGAATAGATCATAATGGTTGTGAACCCATTTTTGCAGTCTTGTTTGTGATTATTTCACCATTTATTTTCTCATCATACCATTCATTCTTACTTCCTAAACCTAGTGATATAAGCAAGTTTTGTTCCCAGCCAGAGGTCTATGCGCTTGCTTAACGTGTGGATGACGCTGTCGGTTTATCATCCCTTCTGAGTAGTTACCTAGCTCTGGCTGTTGTTCTTCCGTGCTAGGTTGTGTGTCCCGGAGCAGCCAACCATTGCAGGGAATTACTGCTTGAGCATAACGGAAAGTACTACGGCCAGCAGTAAGGCGACGAGCGACACACGAAGTCCGGCCGCACTGTTGCAACCATCCCAGTCGCAGAGTTTACACTCGCCTGGCACGGTTCCACCATTGACGGACGTGCAAGTTTCGGCCTGATTGCCCAGATAGGCGGCGCAGCCCCGACGAACGGTGTTAGCTGGTGAGAGGGATAGTACGTTGCAGTAAGTAACGAAACGAGGCTTTGAGATACAAGACGACCTCTCACGACTTACCGTGCTCAATCCAGAAGCAACGATATCCGGTCGCTACCTGACGTTTTCGGCGCCCACCGGGTAGGGGTGGTGGAGTCATCTCCGGTGTGCTTGGAGTTGGTGGTGTGTCGGGTATGGTTGTTATTTCGCCGGGACCCTCGCCGGTGGGAAGGGGCGGTGGGGTTAGGACCGTGGTATCACCACCGGGCGGTATCTGTGTGGTGGTCACCGAATCGGACAGTGGGCAGGCCTGCAGCTGGGACGCGGTACCCTCGAACGGGTCGGGACAGTTGTCACACACATAGCACTGCAGTTGGCCGTGTGCTGGAGTGGAGAAGAACATAAggaacacgcacacaattAATGCACTGGTTAGAAAGCTTCCGAGCCTTGGCGGACTTGAAGTGGCCCCCGAAAGTCCCATCCTCACTTGGTAGCAATCCACCTCATTCCCTCACTAGGTACCTTCATTCACTGTGAACACCACCAGAAGAAGCCACGTTGCCGTCAGTTTCGCATTCATTTTGGACATCGCTTGGGCTGTGCAAACTTTATACAAATCTTCACGGTTTTACCGTATCACAGGTGAGGA
This Anopheles marshallii chromosome 3, idAnoMarsDA_429_01, whole genome shotgun sequence DNA region includes the following protein-coding sequences:
- the LOC128715049 gene encoding uncharacterized protein LOC128715049, yielding MNAKLTATWLLLVVFTVNEAHGQLQCYVCDNCPDPFEGTASQLQACPLSDSVTTTQIPPGGDTTVLTPPPLPTGEGPGEITTIPDTPPTPSTPEMTPPPLPGGRRKRQVATGYRCFWIEHANTVRRGCAAYLGNQAETCTSVNGGTVPGECKLCDWDGCNSAAGLRVSLVALLLAVVLSVMLKQ